One Comamonas endophytica genomic region harbors:
- a CDS encoding TrbI/VirB10 family protein — MTYDKNSDFSPEETQIDERHDYEADQSPDFLSSTRRGQGVRRLNKVPLVIVGAILLMAVAGMTYTFFSKQADAVAQTKPAALPVVTEAARPPVWPPGEDFVPPGKPAPLESALAPGEAAAAAVGPSSLPPVNETMERRLQLIQQVEEKHLAKWEAALDSDGAIQKFERKSGAPTPGAPDSPGSQLNPQEMMQRYMAAGPMPSSGDPYGMGAVSGMAAENGQAQKRAFLSGTPEANVYLANQRKAPLAPSQEIKAGTVIPSVLVSGVNSDLPGQIIGRVAEAVYDSATGSQLLIPPGATLIGTYDSSVTLGQSRALVVWKRIIYPDSSSISLDGMPGADQGGYAGFHDKVNNHYGRLFGHGLLLSLFSAGIQLSQPQAQNGENYSSSQIIAGSLGQQMGQLGMQMAQRNMNIQPTLQIRPGYEFNVMVTKDIILPTWEGHPLSSISSQ; from the coding sequence ATGACATACGATAAAAATTCTGATTTTTCTCCCGAGGAGACACAAATCGACGAACGCCACGACTACGAAGCCGACCAGTCTCCCGATTTTTTGTCGTCTACCCGACGAGGGCAAGGGGTGAGACGGCTAAACAAGGTACCCCTGGTCATCGTTGGTGCGATCTTGCTAATGGCGGTCGCAGGCATGACATACACCTTTTTTTCCAAACAAGCAGATGCTGTTGCGCAGACTAAGCCGGCTGCACTTCCTGTCGTCACAGAAGCAGCCCGCCCACCAGTGTGGCCTCCTGGAGAAGACTTTGTTCCACCTGGAAAACCGGCCCCCTTGGAGTCTGCATTGGCACCCGGTGAGGCTGCAGCCGCGGCAGTAGGCCCGTCGTCTCTTCCCCCGGTCAACGAAACAATGGAGCGCCGCCTGCAACTCATTCAGCAGGTCGAAGAAAAACACCTTGCCAAATGGGAGGCCGCATTGGATAGCGATGGGGCCATTCAAAAATTTGAGAGAAAGTCGGGAGCCCCAACGCCGGGTGCTCCAGATAGTCCCGGATCACAGCTCAACCCGCAGGAAATGATGCAGCGATACATGGCCGCAGGCCCTATGCCAAGCTCTGGGGACCCCTATGGCATGGGCGCTGTGAGTGGGATGGCTGCTGAAAATGGTCAAGCCCAAAAGCGCGCATTTTTGTCTGGCACTCCCGAAGCAAATGTCTATCTGGCAAACCAGCGCAAAGCCCCCCTCGCGCCATCTCAAGAGATCAAAGCAGGAACGGTAATTCCGAGCGTCTTGGTGTCCGGGGTTAATTCAGACTTGCCAGGGCAAATCATTGGACGCGTAGCCGAAGCGGTCTATGACTCAGCCACCGGTTCCCAACTGCTCATCCCGCCAGGAGCTACGCTCATCGGCACCTATGACAGCAGCGTAACTTTAGGACAGAGCCGTGCACTCGTTGTATGGAAACGGATCATCTATCCCGATAGCTCGTCTATTTCACTTGATGGCATGCCAGGCGCGGATCAGGGCGGGTATGCCGGTTTCCATGACAAAGTTAACAACCACTACGGGCGGCTTTTCGGGCATGGTCTGTTGCTTTCATTGTTTTCGGCAGGAATTCAGCTCTCACAACCGCAGGCCCAAAACGGAGAAAACTACAGCAGCTCGCAAATCATCGCGGGTTCGCTGGGTCAGCAAATGGGACAGCTTGGTATGCAGATGGCGCAAAGGAACATGAACATACAGCCTACATTGCAAATCCGACCAGGCTATGAGTTCAATGTTATGGTGACAAAAGATATTATATTGCCAACGTGGGAGGGACACCCCTTGTCAAGCATTTCTTCTCAATGA